Below is a genomic region from Primulina eburnea isolate SZY01 chromosome 9, ASM2296580v1, whole genome shotgun sequence.
GTCTTAACAGCCAATGCGATTAATCCACGTAAAGAACTTATTATTCGTTTTCTTCTTCGTACGTTCTCCACGCTGCCGCCCCTCCGCCGCCTCATTGTAGTCCTGCATACTTCTACACCTGATTTCATCATCGTTGTCCATATACATACGGCTGCAAGTTCCAACAGCTAGATGTGATCTGAATTTCGCAAGAATTGAACTCGATCGAAGACGAAAAGGGGTTGCTCGTGGACTGCCGGAGAATGGATTTGCTAAATTTTTGTTTCTGAGTTTTATTGTTACTTTGTTAGTGCATGGGAGCTTCCTCTCTACATCTTTCTCATTATTACTTTTCTCATTTGCAATTTAAaactattaaattttatttttatatcaaactTAGAATTTACCacttaatattataaataagttACTGAATGAGACTATTTGCatctaaaaatatatttatatttattttaaaaagatttatgcataaatctttttaaaatttgttatttaaaaaatatatctttTTTAGTCCTATTaatcgaatatgaatatgaatggAAGAATTAAACAGAATATTTAATCTTAAATAAGCGTAGTTGTAAAATATAATGAAatagatttttttaatttttttttttaatataatgtgTGTTTTTCGATCATTGGTCGTGAAATTATGCATTATTGGATGTTTATGTGAAAACAATATAAATGGCTAAATTTAGTTACTTTAGACTTTAGTAtcgtgaagaaatatttatttCGAAAAATACAGAAAGTTCACTTCCAAACAATTATTATGTCAAAAGAATATAGTTCCATTTCATACATACATACTATATTGCAACATTGAAAAACATGGCGTTCGCCCCAAATTCTTCTTCAAGCAATCCAACCACCTATTCTAACCATCCTATATAACCTGTGagatttttgtattttaatgtCCAAACACATGTAGAAGATAAGAGGGGAAAAAAGGGATAAAATACCACTTGAAATGTTGACTCACGCCTGATGAAAAACGATGGCGCCAACTCATGGTTTCCATGGAGCTGGTGGGGGTGGAGGTGTTGGAAACATGGGTGGCACCGCAGAGAAAATGGTGTTCTTGTCAATTTCCATGGTAGAATCTCCAGATAGAGCAACAAGAGCTGCAACTAAGCCAGCATTGCCTGCGAGTGTTGGTTCTGTATAGTTGTAATTTGTTCGCACGTCATGGAAACCATCTTGCCTGTCCGGACCAGCAACCATGGCTCCAACGATAGTGTTTGGGTTTGGCTTTGTCGAGTCCCTCCATTTCCATCCTCCTGTACAGCTGTACTTGACTTGGTTCTTGGGAATTGATGCCCCTCTGTGGTGAACGTGTTTCGGGTAGTGGTTTCCGAATCCCACCACATAACTCATCTGTCTTGGGTTTTTACCAAGAATGTAATCAATCTGAAAGGTAAATAATGACATTAGCTCCACTAATACATGTTGATAAATTTGCCAGCATCATAGAAAGGGAGAACCATGGTAAATAAAACCACAAGTATTTAGGCTCAATCCTTGTATCAAGTCACAAAGCATGAGCAATCCTTCATGAAGTACAAGCTTCAGCCCTAAAGCGCAAGCCATGGTGCTTTAAAGGACCAAAGGGCTTTCAAGTACACCTTAAATATACTGACGGtgaattcaaaataaaatgcaAAGTAATAATCTTTATTATCTTCATCTTTCAAAGGTTTGCAATATATAAATTGAATGATGAGATAATTTTCttcaaatatttatgatttatcaTCATATCATCCATATGCTTCGTTTCCAAAAGGTGTGTGCCTGCACTGTGCCTCGCTTAGCACCTTGTGCAACAGTGCAAGACCTGTGATGCTCATGTATACCTTGATTATGCTGTGTGCATCCAATAATTATGGGAGGAGTATAATAATACTTAGCACCCACTGGATGTGACCCATATATTACCCGAGAAGTCTGCTCTACAATTTTGTGAACCATCTCAAACTTCAGAAATAAAGGGATCCCAATTCTGTAGTACCTGAGTCTGAGCGAATTTCCGTAGAGCATCAGTTGAGTAGAAATGGGGTCCACAGTACCATCCGGGAGTATCAGCAGCTTTCATATAATCACTAAACAATGTTGCAAGGAAAGCTGCATTGACTACATACTGAAGAGGCTGAGGTGCTCCATGATTTAGCTGGATCATGCCTCCTGCACAAGGTGCGCAAAAACTTCGATTTGAAACATCACAGAACTAAACTACTTACTCTGGATAAGTTCCAAGGAAGTAAAGTTGATTACCTTTTGTTcggttgaatgttgaaaaatctGGTAAGAACGAGCACATGAAAATGCTTGTCTGGTTGTGGAATGTTCCCAAAATTTCTTCGTATGGGTAACCAGGGCTCAGGAACAATCTTAAACGACTCAGAAGCACCTACATGCAGAATGTTTCACTTTCATCAATAAGCAACAAAACCAATTTAGTGACGAAGCAAATTGTGCAACTTGTAACGAGGGTTGGCAAAATACCCTCTTGCTTTTACATTACCTGAGCTCCAGCAAGTTTATTATCCCAACTCAGTACACCGTAAAACGGGCCTCCCCAAAAAGCACCCGCGTGTTTCGCGAGACCAGGAGCCGTAGCAAGCTGAAGATAGGAAGAATTCCCAGTAGCATAATAGAGCCAAGATGCACCCCACACAAATTCATCCCAGTAACCGGTGGAATTATAGAACGTTGACGCTTCAGTGCCAGCACTGTATCTACCTCTCTGATCCCTCGCAAATTTGAATAGGGTTCTGGCACCATGAACAAGCTTTTGTGAGTAGGCTTTATTGTCCTTGAAAACAATGGAGGCAGAAGCCAAAGCAGCAGCCATTTCCGCAGCAAGATCCGAGCAACTATGGCATTCAAGAACATGTCTATCATAATCAATGTCCTCTGGGCGAGTCCAACAGTAATGATCATTGGGCTTGGTCGATCCCCCCGAGGTATCACCTTCTCCAACCTACCACGAAAGAATTAAAGATCGTTCATTTCGGAACACATAATTAAGGACATCATGTCTTGAGCAAGTTCGATCATGATAATTGATCGAATATCAAGGTACccaatttttttctcttttaaataaaaaacacGGAAGAAAAAATGTTGCTGATTAACTAAAAATGAACTTTCAACAAGTCATTGATAACTCTACCTGCATCGCAATTCGATCTATGGTATCGGCAGTGTTATTGAAAGTTTTGAGGAAGTAATCA
It encodes:
- the LOC140842014 gene encoding endoglucanase 25-like, with product MYGRDPWGGTLEIAADSATDDDRSRNLHEYDRAALSRPLDETQQSWLLGPGEQKKKKYVDLGCVIVSRKIFLWTVGTIVAAGLLAGFIALIVKTVPRHHHRPPPPDNYTLALNKALMFFNAQRSGKLPKHNNVSWRGNSCVNDGESDSTTLFKDLAGGYYDAGDAIKFNFPQSFAMTMLSWSVIEYSAKYEAAGELSHVKDIIKWGTDYFLKTFNNTADTIDRIAMQVGEGDTSGGSTKPNDHYCWTRPEDIDYDRHVLECHSCSDLAAEMAAALASASIVFKDNKAYSQKLVHGARTLFKFARDQRGRYSAGTEASTFYNSTGYWDEFVWGASWLYYATGNSSYLQLATAPGLAKHAGAFWGGPFYGVLSWDNKLAGAQVLLSRLRLFLSPGYPYEEILGTFHNQTSIFMCSFLPDFSTFNRTKGGMIQLNHGAPQPLQYVVNAAFLATLFSDYMKAADTPGWYCGPHFYSTDALRKFAQTQIDYILGKNPRQMSYVVGFGNHYPKHVHHRGASIPKNQVKYSCTGGWKWRDSTKPNPNTIVGAMVAGPDRQDGFHDVRTNYNYTEPTLAGNAGLVAALVALSGDSTMEIDKNTIFSAVPPMFPTPPPPPAPWKP